The proteins below come from a single Vibrio cyclitrophicus genomic window:
- a CDS encoding alkyl/aryl-sulfatase, with protein MTTSRTFKNASLFLAISLAFPAIAANHDHAHFSDIGDQGGKDATKMTTQANQEFAKTLNFSDTRAFDNNNRGLIASFDQETGDIIRNSFNFIEPSVTNADKAPDSVNPSLWRQAVLNQAAEGLYEVVPGKVYQVRGADLASISFIRSDNGWIAYDVLLTKEAAAKSLKFFKSNVPDGGELPVVAMIYSHSHADHFGGARAIKDAYPDVKVYGSKNITKEIVDENVLAGNAMSRRTAYQYGATLNRHEHGIVDAALSKGLSTGSITYVLPDYELNHNEEIETLVIDGLEMQFMDASGTEAASEMVTYIPSMKALWTGELTYQGMHNLYTLRGAKVRDGLKWSKKINEMLVTWGEETEVLFASHSAPVWGEQEISDYLKMQRDAYGFTHNQTLRLANNGVVLQDIGDEIYKVMPDSIQQSWHTNGYHGTYSHNARAVYNMYLGYFDMNPANLNPLPIEPESVKFVEYMGGSDAVIEKAQQDFQEGEYRFVATALNKVIQAEPENKVARGLLADTYEQLGYQSEGAGWRNIYLTGAQELRIGTQPGAPKTASPDVLANMTIENLLDYLAVKVDSLKAQNTPFTMNIQLPDVKEFYYVEMSNGNLNNIQVSDLQDADTTLIINKSDVSDIVLKRTTLNKLMEARQAGVKGDKSSLNKLLSSLTEADTSFEIVPRPNKGEEVDAELYQDSAVHAH; from the coding sequence ATGACAACTTCACGCACTTTCAAAAATGCTTCACTGTTCCTTGCAATCTCTCTAGCGTTTCCTGCTATTGCTGCAAATCATGACCATGCACACTTTAGTGACATTGGCGACCAAGGTGGCAAAGACGCGACTAAAATGACAACACAAGCCAACCAAGAATTTGCGAAAACGCTCAACTTCTCAGACACCCGAGCGTTCGACAATAACAACAGAGGTCTAATCGCAAGCTTCGACCAAGAAACAGGCGACATCATCCGTAACAGTTTCAACTTTATCGAACCAAGTGTCACAAACGCAGACAAAGCACCTGATTCAGTTAATCCATCATTATGGCGCCAAGCAGTACTAAACCAAGCAGCTGAAGGTTTGTATGAAGTTGTTCCAGGTAAGGTTTACCAAGTACGAGGTGCAGACTTAGCGTCTATTTCTTTCATCCGCAGTGACAATGGTTGGATCGCCTATGACGTTCTTCTCACCAAAGAAGCAGCCGCTAAATCACTCAAATTCTTCAAGAGCAATGTGCCTGATGGCGGTGAACTGCCTGTTGTCGCAATGATCTACTCACACTCACACGCTGATCACTTTGGTGGCGCAAGAGCGATTAAAGACGCTTACCCAGATGTGAAAGTGTACGGTTCGAAAAATATTACCAAAGAAATCGTAGACGAGAACGTATTGGCAGGTAATGCGATGTCTCGACGTACTGCTTATCAATACGGTGCTACGTTGAACCGACATGAACACGGTATTGTTGATGCGGCATTATCGAAAGGCCTATCAACAGGTAGCATTACTTACGTACTGCCAGACTACGAGCTGAACCATAACGAAGAAATTGAAACGCTAGTTATTGACGGCTTAGAAATGCAATTCATGGATGCATCAGGCACCGAAGCGGCATCAGAAATGGTCACTTACATCCCAAGCATGAAAGCTCTTTGGACAGGCGAACTGACCTACCAAGGCATGCATAACCTGTACACGCTGCGCGGTGCAAAAGTACGTGATGGTTTGAAGTGGTCTAAGAAAATCAACGAGATGCTAGTGACATGGGGCGAAGAAACAGAGGTGCTGTTTGCTTCTCATTCAGCGCCAGTTTGGGGAGAGCAAGAGATCTCTGATTACCTAAAAATGCAGCGTGACGCGTACGGCTTTACTCATAACCAAACACTGCGCCTAGCGAATAATGGGGTGGTTTTACAAGACATCGGTGACGAGATCTACAAAGTGATGCCAGACAGTATTCAACAATCTTGGCACACCAATGGTTACCATGGCACTTACTCACACAACGCTCGCGCTGTGTATAACATGTATCTTGGCTACTTTGATATGAACCCAGCCAACCTAAACCCGCTGCCGATAGAACCAGAATCGGTGAAGTTTGTTGAGTACATGGGCGGTAGCGACGCTGTGATTGAAAAAGCACAGCAAGATTTCCAAGAAGGTGAATACCGCTTCGTTGCAACAGCACTGAATAAGGTGATTCAAGCTGAACCGGAGAACAAAGTTGCACGTGGCTTATTGGCCGATACTTACGAGCAATTGGGTTATCAATCAGAAGGTGCAGGTTGGAGAAACATCTACCTAACGGGCGCTCAAGAGCTTCGTATTGGCACACAGCCGGGCGCACCAAAAACAGCATCACCGGATGTATTGGCTAACATGACCATTGAGAACTTGTTGGATTACTTAGCGGTAAAAGTGGATTCATTGAAGGCTCAAAACACGCCATTTACGATGAACATTCAGTTACCTGATGTGAAAGAGTTCTACTACGTTGAAATGTCTAACGGTAACCTGAACAACATTCAAGTATCAGACCTACAAGATGCAGATACTACACTGATCATCAACAAATCAGATGTGTCTGACATCGTACTGAAGAGAACGACACTCAATAAGCTGATGGAAGCAAGGCAAGCAGGTGTGAAAGGCGACAAGTCGTCTCTTAACAAACTATTGTCTTCTCTCACTGAAGCTGATACCTCTTTTGAGATTGTGCCTCGCCCGAACAAAGGTGAAGAAGTCGATGCTGAGCTATACCAAGATTCAGCTGTACACGCTCATTAA
- a CDS encoding SDR family NAD(P)-dependent oxidoreductase codes for MQKKIMITGATDGIGLETARMLAQQGHHILIHGRNPAKLNKVKTSLSRLSKNAVIESYIADLSSLADVKELAQQINSAHKQLDVLINNAGVYKVDKITTQDNLDVRFVVNTIAPYLLTQLLLPLFDSSGRIVNLSSAAQAPVDLDLMTSSNAGELDGPIYAQSKLALTMWSISLAHKIGANGPSIIPVNPASFLGSKLVKDAYGLEGNDLGIGADILSRAALSDEFSNASGKYFDNDSGLFKDPHSDALDTDKNHKLVTTIDQLIAEHLYSR; via the coding sequence ATGCAAAAAAAAATCATGATCACAGGCGCGACAGATGGTATAGGTTTAGAGACAGCAAGAATGTTGGCTCAGCAAGGACACCATATCCTGATTCATGGACGCAACCCTGCGAAACTGAATAAGGTAAAAACCAGTTTATCCAGGCTCTCTAAAAACGCAGTCATCGAAAGTTATATTGCTGATCTATCTTCCCTGGCAGATGTAAAGGAACTCGCACAGCAGATCAACTCAGCGCACAAACAACTTGATGTACTGATTAACAACGCTGGCGTTTATAAGGTAGATAAGATCACAACTCAGGATAATCTAGACGTTCGATTCGTCGTTAACACGATTGCCCCCTACCTACTCACACAATTACTACTTCCACTTTTTGATTCCTCTGGTCGCATCGTCAACTTATCTTCAGCAGCACAGGCCCCTGTAGATCTTGATCTGATGACCAGCTCAAACGCAGGAGAGTTAGATGGCCCTATTTATGCGCAAAGCAAGTTAGCCCTCACAATGTGGTCTATCAGCCTCGCTCACAAAATCGGAGCTAACGGACCATCGATTATTCCTGTCAATCCAGCTTCATTCCTTGGCAGTAAATTAGTCAAAGATGCCTACGGGTTGGAAGGAAATGACCTAGGTATTGGTGCTGACATTTTATCTAGAGCGGCATTGTCTGATGAGTTTTCCAACGCTTCTGGGAAGTATTTTGATAATGACTCAGGGCTATTTAAAGACCCTCACTCTGATGCTTTAGACACAGACAAAAACCACAAACTGGTGACCACCATAGACCAGTTGATTGCAGAACACCTCTACTCTCGCTAG
- a CDS encoding lipoate--protein ligase family protein, with protein MKLTNKLVRYPHIDVDRAFEKEAELLQQIQAGEIGQALMLWQAKTPTLVLPAGKKWPVTIESRKQLAEQGWQLTSRKTGGAPVPQLPGIINLSHIYHWPRDEAYNIQTAYRHLCDVLTQFFKELGIGVDVHATPGSYCDGDYNLNINKQKIVGTAQRVLLKQGGGQIVLSQACILLDVDLENIVEPVNFYNQICGNPTVVDAQVHTPLSAHLTTLPNVDSLFQQLSQAFIKHA; from the coding sequence TTGAAGTTAACGAATAAACTCGTACGTTACCCGCACATTGATGTTGATCGTGCGTTTGAAAAAGAAGCTGAATTATTGCAGCAAATACAGGCGGGTGAGATTGGACAAGCCTTAATGCTGTGGCAAGCAAAAACGCCAACGCTCGTTTTACCCGCAGGTAAAAAGTGGCCAGTGACGATAGAGTCTAGAAAGCAACTCGCGGAACAAGGCTGGCAACTCACTTCTCGAAAAACGGGTGGAGCTCCCGTTCCCCAACTGCCGGGGATCATTAATCTGTCGCACATTTACCATTGGCCTCGTGATGAAGCCTACAACATCCAAACAGCGTATCGACATTTATGCGATGTCTTAACCCAGTTTTTTAAAGAGCTGGGCATTGGTGTGGATGTACACGCAACCCCTGGCTCTTATTGTGATGGTGACTACAACCTCAATATCAATAAACAAAAAATAGTGGGTACTGCGCAACGTGTATTGCTTAAACAAGGGGGTGGCCAAATCGTACTTTCTCAAGCTTGTATCTTGTTAGATGTAGACCTAGAGAACATCGTTGAGCCCGTGAATTTTTATAATCAAATTTGCGGGAATCCAACTGTGGTGGATGCGCAGGTTCATACTCCGTTGTCCGCGCATTTGACGACCCTCCCCAACGTAGACTCACTCTTTCAGCAATTAAGCCAAGCTTTCATCAAGCATGCGTAA